aaacttttggaCATTGAACAAAACCAATTATTTAATATTGCATTCACCCTTTCTCtgagtttttatttataaatcaaTTTGTTCCGAACATTCAAGCCACAATCGACTTCTGGTTGACGAGGTGTCCCGGCAGAGGAGCCACATGTACGGCTCCCGGATTGGCAGCAACGTATTTGGCAGCGTGGGCCACCGGCAAGTAGTTGTTGTATCCGTATCCGTATCCGTATCCGTGTCCCAGACCGTATCCGTTTCCAAGACCGTATCCGCCATACACTCCCAGATGGTCAACCGTCTTCAGGGTGTTGACGTTAGCCTGGACAACGGTCGGAGCGTATTTCGATCCGTAGTATCCGTGTAGGCCTTGGTTGTAGCCGGAATATCGCAGACCAGCGGCATATCCTCCATACACTCCTAGATGGTCAACCGTCTTCAGGGTGTTGACGTTGGCCTGGACAACGGTCGGAGCGTATTTCGATCCGTAGTATCCGTGTAGTCCTTGGTTGTACGGCAGACCAGCGGCGTATGGCAGAGCCGTAGAGTAAGGATACGACAGTCCGTGGTCCAGCAGCGAAGAGTATCCCAAGCCACCCAGGGAAGAATAGTGACCATATCCGTCGTACGCATTCAGGCCGTAGACTCCGGAGTTGTAGGAGTACGGGAGAACCGATTGAACGGCCGGAAGGTACGATCCGTTGGATGCGGTGGCCAAAGCCAGGACGGCGAATGCGATAAAGGCCTGATCGAACGATGAAtcgaatttgaaaaaataattcCAAAAGGTATTTTAGGTTAGGAACTCACCTTCAT
This genomic window from Anopheles bellator unplaced genomic scaffold, idAnoBellAS_SP24_06.2 scaffold02651_ctg1, whole genome shotgun sequence contains:
- the LOC131214821 gene encoding shematrin-like protein 1, giving the protein MKDLRKSNGSPIVIKADDPPISQSQFTGSFSRSLQTAELLSTNNMKAFIAFAVLALATASNGSYLPAVQSVLPYSYNSGVYGLNAYDGYGHYSSLGGLGYSSLLDHGLSYPYSTALPYAAGLPYNQGLHGYYGSKYAPTVVQANVNTLKTVDHLGVYGGYAAGLRYSGYNQGLHGYYGSKYAPTVVQANVNTLKTVDHLGVYGGYGLGNGYGLGHGYGYGYGYNNYLPVAHAAKYVAANPGAVHVAPLPGHLVNQKSIVA